The bacterium region TTTGACGCCCAGGATCGCGTCGACGAGCGACTGTGCCTCCTCCGTGGTCAACCGCATGATGTAGAACGCCAGCCGCTGGGCAGTCCTGGGGCCCACTGTCGGCATCTTGGAGAGCTCGTCTATGAGCCTGGCGAGGGGAACCGGGTAGTCCATCAGCGCTAGGTCAGCCCGGGGATCTGGAGGCCTCCGGTGAGCGCGCCCATGCGGCTCTCGGCCATGCTGCGGGCGTTGCGCTGGGCCTCGTTTACGGCTGCCAGCACGAGATCCGTCAGCAGGCCGACGTCCGCGGGGTCCACCACAGAGGGGTCGATCTCCAGCTCGATCAGCTCACCGTGACCGCTTGCCACCGCCCGCACAACGCCTCCGCCGGCGCGGGCCTCGATCCGGGCGGAGGCGAGCTCCTCCTGGACCCGCGCCATCTCGGACTGCAGCTTCTGCATCTGCTTCATCATCTTGCCCATGTTGCCTGTGTTCAACGGTCGTCCTCCTCCACGATGTCGGCGGCGAACAGCTCCCT contains the following coding sequences:
- a CDS encoding YbaB/EbfC family nucleoid-associated protein; its protein translation is MNTGNMGKMMKQMQKLQSEMARVQEELASARIEARAGGGVVRAVASGHGELIELEIDPSVVDPADVGLLTDLVLAAVNEAQRNARSMAESRMGALTGGLQIPGLT